In the genome of Magnolia sinica isolate HGM2019 chromosome 2, MsV1, whole genome shotgun sequence, one region contains:
- the LOC131237641 gene encoding uncharacterized protein LOC131237641, with the protein MFQTKTFSSSFSLLSHPFPSSHTKPSLSLPLPSIPNKKTQHCIATEELFPSSQPHKDEEALGLRFVRGNKLLKELGTWGIGGPCRYFVEVFDQTQLVSTIRYCRLRSIQFLIIGKGSNCLFDDRGFNGCIILNRIDFLERIGPGVYRAGSGYPFNRLGIQCSNDGFTGLEFAGGIPGTVGGAVYMNAGADGQETANSIDSIEIVTMDGRQQVLNACELVFGYRRSPFQEMEDIAAIAAVTFGLTASVNAMERQRVYLGRRKKSQPIRERSAGSVFRNPSGLGISAGELIDRAGLKGLEVGGAKVSNIHTNFFINFNGSTSMDMLELINRVKEEVDRKFGIELEEEIRYVPYNFK; encoded by the exons ATGTTCCAAACAAagacattttcttcttctttttctctcctctcccatccctttcctTCTTCCCACAcgaaaccctctctttctttaccTCTTCCAAGCATTCCGAACAAGAAAACCCAACATTGCATTGCTACAGAAGAGCTCTTCCCTTCTTCTCAACCCCACAAAGACGAAGAAGCGCTGGGATTGAGATTTGTTCGGGGAAATAAGCTTCTCAAGGAGTTGGGTACTTGGGGAATTGGTGGTCCTTGCAGGTACTTTGTTGAGGTTTTCGATCAGACCCAACTCGTTTCTACCATCAG ATATTGTCGATTGCGATCTATACAGTTTCTGATTATCGGTAAAGGCTCGAACTGCCTCTTCGACGACCGTGGCTTCAATGGTTGTATCATACTGAATCGAATAGATTTCCTCGAGAGGATTGGACCCGGCGTTTACAGAGCTGGAAGCGGCTACCCATTTAATCGATTGGgcatccaatgctcaaatgatgGATTCACGGGACTTGAATTCGCCGGTGGCATTCCAGGAACTGTCGGCGGAGCTGTATACATGAATGCGGGAGCTGATGGACAAGAGACGGCAAATAGTATTGACAGCATTGAGATTGTTACGATGGATGGAAGACAGCAGGTGTTGAATGCATGTGAACTCGTGTTTGGTTACCGGAGATCACCTTTTCAAGAAATGGAAGACATAGCAGCGATCGCTGCAGTCACATTTGGATTAACAGCTTCAGTCAATGCGATGGAGAGGCAACGGGTGTACTTGGGAAG ACGGAAGAAATCTCAGCCAATAAGGGAACGGAGTGCTGGATCAGTATTTCGGAACCCATCAGGATTGGGAATTTCGGCAGGAGAGCTGATCGATAGGGCGGGATTGAAAGGTTTAGAAGTGGGAGGTGCCAAAGTATCCAACATCCACACCAATTTCTTCATCAATTTCAACGGATCGACTTCCATGGACATGCTCGAACTCATCAACCGCGTTAAAGAAGAGGTCGATCGGAAGTTTGGGATTGAACTTGAGGAAGAAATACGATATGTACCATACAATTTTAAGTAG
- the LOC131237642 gene encoding protein ABA DEFICIENT 4, chloroplastic isoform X2, with protein MQASHLFTLPATERRSIYALRGANADVFGQKVSKMGRALQSEWSFVGGSKVFLQPKVARIGSYGKGFSLSASWLTSTQIASHAFTIGTAAVLPFYTLMVVAPKAELTKKTMESNIPYVALGILYAYLLYLAWTPDTLRMMFASKYWLPELPGIAKMFSSEMTLASAWVHLLAVDLFAARQVFHDGLKNEIETRHSVSLCLLFCPIGILTHVITKVLTKRGDNMK; from the exons ATGCAAGCTAGCCACCTTTTTACTTTGCCTGCAACAGAGAGGAGATCCATCTATGCTTTAAGAGGGGCAAATGCCGATGTTTTTGgccaaaaagtttctaaaatgGGAAGAGCACTTCAAAGTGAGTGGAGTTTTGTTGGAGGATCAAAAGTCTTCCTCCAGCCAAAAGTGGCAAGAATCGGCTCTTATGGAAAAGGCTTCAGTCTCTCTGCCTCAT GGCTCACGAGTACTCAAATTGCAAGCCATGCTTTCACCATCGGAACAGCCGCTGTTCTTCCATTTTATACTCTCATGGTTGTTGCTCCTAAAGCTGAACTG ACCAAGAAAACCATGGAGAGTAATATACCTTATGTTGCACTCGGGATTCTGTATGCATATCTTCTATATCTGGCATGGACACCTGACACCTTGCGGATGATGTTTGCAAGTAAATACTGGTTGCCAGAG CTACCTGGTATTGCAAAAATGTTCTCAAGCGAGATGACTCTAGCTTCTGCATGGGTTCACTTGTTGGCTGTTGATCTTTTTGCAGCAAG GCAAGTATTTCATGACGGTCTAAAGAACGAGATCGAGACCCGCCATTCGGTTTCTTTGTGCCTGCTTTTCTGCCCAATCGGAATCCTCACTCATGTGATCACCAAGGTACTGACTAAAAGAGGCGACAACATGAAATGA
- the LOC131237642 gene encoding protein ABA DEFICIENT 4, chloroplastic isoform X4, with translation MALSSCYCHSHISSLKVGRSMQASHLFTLPATERRSIYALRGANADVFGQKVSKMGRALQSEWSFVGGSKVFLQPKVARIGSYGKGFSLSASWLTSTQIASHAFTIGTAAVLPFYTLMVVAPKAELLPGIAKMFSSEMTLASAWVHLLAVDLFAARQVFHDGLKNEIETRHSVSLCLLFCPIGILTHVITKVLTKRGDNMK, from the exons GTCGGTCGATCTATGCAAGCTAGCCACCTTTTTACTTTGCCTGCAACAGAGAGGAGATCCATCTATGCTTTAAGAGGGGCAAATGCCGATGTTTTTGgccaaaaagtttctaaaatgGGAAGAGCACTTCAAAGTGAGTGGAGTTTTGTTGGAGGATCAAAAGTCTTCCTCCAGCCAAAAGTGGCAAGAATCGGCTCTTATGGAAAAGGCTTCAGTCTCTCTGCCTCAT GGCTCACGAGTACTCAAATTGCAAGCCATGCTTTCACCATCGGAACAGCCGCTGTTCTTCCATTTTATACTCTCATGGTTGTTGCTCCTAAAGCTGAACTG CTACCTGGTATTGCAAAAATGTTCTCAAGCGAGATGACTCTAGCTTCTGCATGGGTTCACTTGTTGGCTGTTGATCTTTTTGCAGCAAG GCAAGTATTTCATGACGGTCTAAAGAACGAGATCGAGACCCGCCATTCGGTTTCTTTGTGCCTGCTTTTCTGCCCAATCGGAATCCTCACTCATGTGATCACCAAGGTACTGACTAAAAGAGGCGACAACATGAAATGA
- the LOC131237642 gene encoding protein ABA DEFICIENT 4, chloroplastic isoform X1: MALSSCYCHSHISSLKVGRSMQASHLFTLPATERRSIYALRGANADVFGQKVSKMGRALQSEWSFVGGSKVFLQPKVARIGSYGKGFSLSASWLTSTQIASHAFTIGTAAVLPFYTLMVVAPKAELTKKTMESNIPYVALGILYAYLLYLAWTPDTLRMMFASKYWLPELPGIAKMFSSEMTLASAWVHLLAVDLFAARQVFHDGLKNEIETRHSVSLCLLFCPIGILTHVITKVLTKRGDNMK, encoded by the exons GTCGGTCGATCTATGCAAGCTAGCCACCTTTTTACTTTGCCTGCAACAGAGAGGAGATCCATCTATGCTTTAAGAGGGGCAAATGCCGATGTTTTTGgccaaaaagtttctaaaatgGGAAGAGCACTTCAAAGTGAGTGGAGTTTTGTTGGAGGATCAAAAGTCTTCCTCCAGCCAAAAGTGGCAAGAATCGGCTCTTATGGAAAAGGCTTCAGTCTCTCTGCCTCAT GGCTCACGAGTACTCAAATTGCAAGCCATGCTTTCACCATCGGAACAGCCGCTGTTCTTCCATTTTATACTCTCATGGTTGTTGCTCCTAAAGCTGAACTG ACCAAGAAAACCATGGAGAGTAATATACCTTATGTTGCACTCGGGATTCTGTATGCATATCTTCTATATCTGGCATGGACACCTGACACCTTGCGGATGATGTTTGCAAGTAAATACTGGTTGCCAGAG CTACCTGGTATTGCAAAAATGTTCTCAAGCGAGATGACTCTAGCTTCTGCATGGGTTCACTTGTTGGCTGTTGATCTTTTTGCAGCAAG GCAAGTATTTCATGACGGTCTAAAGAACGAGATCGAGACCCGCCATTCGGTTTCTTTGTGCCTGCTTTTCTGCCCAATCGGAATCCTCACTCATGTGATCACCAAGGTACTGACTAAAAGAGGCGACAACATGAAATGA
- the LOC131237642 gene encoding protein ABA DEFICIENT 4, chloroplastic isoform X3 translates to MALSSCYCHSHISSLKVGRSMQASHLFTLPATERRSIYALRGANADVFGQKVSKMGRALQSEWSFVGGSKVFLQPKVARIGSYGKGFSLSASWLTSTQIASHAFTIGTAAVLPFYTLMVVAPKAELTKKTMESNIPYVALGILYAYLLYLAWTPDTLRMMFASKYWLPEIKVLLLTKSKLQPLNNGTEEACSTRNSLALWAITSTDLLSFPTFPSCSACSLKYP, encoded by the exons GTCGGTCGATCTATGCAAGCTAGCCACCTTTTTACTTTGCCTGCAACAGAGAGGAGATCCATCTATGCTTTAAGAGGGGCAAATGCCGATGTTTTTGgccaaaaagtttctaaaatgGGAAGAGCACTTCAAAGTGAGTGGAGTTTTGTTGGAGGATCAAAAGTCTTCCTCCAGCCAAAAGTGGCAAGAATCGGCTCTTATGGAAAAGGCTTCAGTCTCTCTGCCTCAT GGCTCACGAGTACTCAAATTGCAAGCCATGCTTTCACCATCGGAACAGCCGCTGTTCTTCCATTTTATACTCTCATGGTTGTTGCTCCTAAAGCTGAACTG ACCAAGAAAACCATGGAGAGTAATATACCTTATGTTGCACTCGGGATTCTGTATGCATATCTTCTATATCTGGCATGGACACCTGACACCTTGCGGATGATGTTTGCAAGTAAATACTGGTTGCCAGAG ataaaggtGCTTTTATTAACCAAA TCAAAATTACAACCCTTAAACAACGGAACAGAAGAAGCCTGCTCGACAAGGAACAGTCTAGCCCTTTGGGCTATAACCTCCACCGATTTGCTCTCGTTTCCAACTTTTCCTTCATGTTCTGCTTGTTCATTGAAATATCCATGA